GGCCGCCGGTGGCCATGCCCGCCGCGGAGACCGCCCCGTGCTGCTCGGCGATGCCGACGTCGAAGACGCGGTCGGGGAAGGCCTTGGCGAACTTGTCCAGTCCGACGGGCTGGAGCATGGCCGCCGTGATGGCGACGATGTCCTTGCGCTCCTTGCCGAGCTCGACCATCTCGTCACCGAAGACGGACGTCCAGTCCTTGCCGCCCGAGGAGATCGGCAGCCCGGTGTCGGGGTGGATCTTGCCGACGGCGTGGAAGCGGTCCGCCTCGTCCTGGAGGGCGGGCTGGTAGCCGCGGCCCTTCTCGGTGAGGCAGTGGACGATGACCGGGCCGCCGAAGCGCTTGGCGCGCGTCAGGGCGGATTCCAGCGCCTCGATGTCATGACCGTCGATCGGGCCGACGTACTTCAGGCCCAGGTCCTCGAACATGCCCTGCGGGGCGATGAAGTCCTTGAGGCCCTTCTTGGCGCCGTGCAGCGTCTCGTAGAGCGGCTTGCCGACGACCGGCGTGCGCTCCAGCAGGTCCTTGCCGCGGGCCAGGAAACGCTCGTAGCCGTCCGTGGTGCGCAGCGTCGCCAGGTGGTTGGCGAGGCCGCCGATGGTCGGGGCGTAGGAGCGCTCGTTGTCGTTGACGACGATGACGAGCGGGCGGTCCTTGGCGGCGGCGATGTTGTTGAGCGCCTCCCAGGCCATACCGCCGGTCAGCGCGCCGTCACCGATGACGGCGGCGACCCGGTTGTCCGAACCGCGCACCTCGTTGGCCTTCGCGATGCCCTCGGCCCAGCCGAGCACCGTGGAGGCGTGGCTGTTCTCGATGATGTCGTGCTCGGACTCGGCACGGGAGGGGTAGCCGGACAGGCCGCCCTTCGCCTTGAGCTTGGAGAAGTCCTGACGACCGGTGAGCAGCTTGTGGACGTAGGACTGATGCCCGGTGTCGAAGAGGACCTTGTCCTTCGGGGAGTCGAAGACGCGGTGCAGGGCGATGGTCAGCTCGACCACGCCGAGGTTCGGGCCGAGGTGTCCGCCGGTCTTGGACACCGCATCGACAAGGAAGGTACGGATCTCCCCCGCCAGCTGCTCGAGCTGCTCCGGGCCCAGTCGGTCCAGATCGCGCGGTCCCCTGATACGGGAAAGCAACGCCACCCCTGCCTCCTTGCTGCTTGCTGCCGTGGATCGAGCTTGCCGATCAGACGAGTCTAATGTTGCGTCCGCCGCGGCGACGCCCGGGCCTTGCGATGTATGTCACTCGGGTGACATGGGGCCCGGCACTCCGCACGGCGTACGGCGCCGCACGCGGAGGGGCCCCCACCGGATGATGCCCGGTGGGGGCCGACGCCGTCGGACGACCGCCGCGGTCAGGTGCGTCCGGCCGTTTTCTGCGTCCGGCGGGAGACCGAGTCGATGACCACGGCGGCGAGCAGGACCGCCCCGGTGATCATGTACTGGATCTCACTCGCCATGCCGAGCAGGTTCAGGCCCTGCTGGATCGACTGGATGACCAGCATGCCCAGCAGCGCGGACCAGATCTTGCCACGTCCGCCGAAGAGGCTGGTACCACCGATGACGGCCGCCGCGATGACATTCATCAGGGTGTTGCCGGAGCCCAGGTTCTTGGTGGCGCCACCGGAGAGGCTGGCGATGAACAGTCCGCCGAAGGCCGCGAGCATGCCGGAGACGGCGAAGACGCTGATCCGGATCTTGTTCACATTGATACCGGCGCGGCGGGCCGCCTCGGCGTTTCCGCCGACCGCGAAGATCTGCCGTCCGTAGGTGGTACGGCGCACCACGAAGTCGGCGATGACCAGGACCGCGAGGAACAGCACCAGAGCCAGCGGCAGACCGCGGGCGCCGGCCGGCTCGTTCAGGACATAGGCGACGACGAAGGCGAGGACCGCGACCACGCCGGTGCGCAGCAGGATCTCGCTGAGCGGCCGGGACGGCAGCGCGGCGGCCTTGCGGCGCTTGCTGTCCAGCAGCAGCGATCCGGCGTAGGCGAGGACCGCGACCAGTGCGAGACCGTACGCGGCGGCCTTGTCCTCGAAGTAGTAGCCGGTGAGGTTCTCCACGACACTGCCGCTCGGCGTGTTGATGGAGCCTTCCTTGCCCATCATCCAGATCTGGAGACCGCTCCAGCCGAGGAAACCGGCCAGCGTGACGACGAAGGCCGGCACGCCGATCTTGGCGAAAAAGAACCCGTGCAGGGCGCCGATGACCACACCGGACGCGATGGCGATCAGCACCGCGAGCCAGTCGTTGACGCCATTGGTGACGCTGAGGACGGCCCACACGGCCGCGCCGACACCCGCCACCGAGCCGACCGACAGATCGATCTCGCCGAGCAGCAGCACGAAGACGATGCCGACGGCCATGATGCCGAGGCCGGAGGTGTAGACGCCGATGTTGGCGAGGCTGTCCGCGGACAGGAAGCTGCTGTTCTTCATCTGGAAGACGACCGCGATGACGAACAGGCCGATGATGACCGGCAGCGAGCCCAGCTCACCCCCGCGCACCCGGCGCTTGAAGTCGTTGAGATAGCCGGCGAAGCCCTGTTCGCGGACGAGCAGACGGGGGTCGACGGCGGCCGGCGGGGCGGCGTCCGGTGCGGGGGCCGGAGCGGCCGTCGTCGCCGCGGGCTCCTTGGTGAGATCGCTCATGCCCCGGCCTCCTTCTTCACCTGGTCCGTGCGCGCCTTGCGGCGGGTCACGGCGTTGTCCGAGGCGCCGGTGATGGCGGCGATGATCTCTTCGTGGGAGGTGCCCTCGACATCGAAGACACCGTTGTTGCGGCCCAGCCGCAGCACCGCGACCCGGTCCGCGACGGCCTGCACATCGGCCATGTTGTGGCTGATGAGGATGACGCCCAGGCCGCGCTCCCGCAGCCGCTCGACGAGGTCGAGGACCTGCGCGGTCTGCTCGACACCGAGTGCGGCGGTGGGCTCGTCCAGGATGACGACCTTCGGGTCGCCGATCAGCGCCCGGGCGATGGCGACGACCTGCCGCTGACCGCCGGAGAGCGCCGCGACGGGGATCCGGACGCTGGGGATGCGGATGGACAGGGTGTCCAGCAGCTCCTTGGCCCGCTTCTCCATGGCGATCTCGTCGAGGACACCGACGGTGCGGGTCTCGTTGCCGAGGAAGAGGTTGGCGACGACGTCGAGGTTGTCGCAGAGCGCGAGGTCCTGGTAGACGGTGGCGACGCCGAGTTCCTGGGCGTCGTGCGGCTTGTTGATGCGGACCGTCTCGCCCTGCCATTCGATGGCGCCGTCGTCGACCGGGTGGACGCCCGAGATCGTCTTGACGAGGGTGGACTTGCCGGCGCCGTTGTCGCCGACGAGGGCGACCACCTCACCGGGGTGGATCTCCAGGGTGACGTCCGTGAGTGCCTGGACGGCGCCGAACCGCTTGGAGATTCCGCGCAACGCCAGCACAGGCGTAGCGGACACGTGAATCATCTCCTTCGCCGCCGTCACAACGGCGGGGATGGTGGTGCGTGGAGCAGGGGGCTCGCGAGGGACGGTCCGGTGTCCGCGCCCGGGACGGGGTGTCGCGGGGCGGGCAGGGACCGGTAGGGACCGGTAGGGGTACGGACCGGGCCGGGGGCCGCGGGGCGGTGCCGCGCGGCCCCCGCCTGACCGGGGTCCTGGGGCCGGGGTTCGGGGACCGGGGCCGGGGCGTGGAGCCGGGGCCGGGGGTCCGGCGCCGGGGGTCCGGCGTCGGGGGGAGCCGGGGCCGGAGGGCCCGTGGCCCTACTTGATGCCGGCCGACTCGCAGGCCTTCTTGGCGTCGCCGGCGCAGATCTGGCTCGCCTTGTAGACCTTGTCCTTGAGGATCGTGGAGGCGATGTTGTCCTTGGTCACGATCTGCGCGTCGTACAGCTTGGCCGGGATGCCCTTGACCTCGCCGCTGAGGCTGTCGACCTTGGAGTCCGTCAGGGAGCCGATCTTCTCGCCCTTGAGTAGCTTGACCGCGATCTCGGCCGTGGAGTCGGCCTGCGGCTTGATCTGCTTGTAGATGGTGAACGCCTGGTCGCCCTTGAGGATCCGCTGCAGACCCGCGAGCTCGGCGTCCTGGCCGCCGACCGGGACCTCCACGCCCTTCTGCTTGAGGGCGGTGATGATGCCGCCGGCCATGCCGTCGTTGCCGGAGTAGACGCCCTGGAAGCCGTCCTTGCCGAGCGAGTCGAGGGCGGCGCTCATCTTCTTGTTGGCCTCGTCCGGCGACCAGTCCGGGATGTCCTGCTCGTACGCGATCTTCTTGACCTGCTTGTCGAGGACGCTGTGGGCGCCCTTCTTGAAGAACGGCATGTTCGGGTCGGTCGGCGAACCGTTGATCATGACGACATTGCTGTCCTTGGCCTTGTCGCCGAGCGCCTTGACCAGCGCCTCACCCTGCAGGCGGCCGATCTTCTCGTTGTCGTAGGACACGTAGGCGGAGATGTTGCCCTCGGCCAGCCGGTCGTACGCGACGACCTTCACGCCCTTCTTGGCGGCCTGGTTCACCCAGGACTTGGTGGCCTTGTAGTCGACCGCGTCCAGAATGATCACCTTCACGCCCTGGGTGATCAGCGCGTCGAACTGCTTCTTCTGGGTCTCGGTCTCCTGCGCCGCGTTGTTGTACTTCACCTTGCAGTCGCTGCACAGCGCCTTGATCTTCGCCTCCATGAGCGGGCGGTCGAAGGTCTCGTAACGCGTGGTCTTGTTCTCCGGCAGCAGCAGGCCGATCGTCTTGTTGTCGCCGCCGCCACCCTTGGCGCCGTCGCCGGCCTTGCCGCAGGCGGCCACGGAGAGCGCCATCGAGACAGCGGCTGTGCCTATGACGACGCGACGCGTCCAAACGTTCATGGGGTGCCTCCCTGACGAGGCCGCGTCCTTGCGGCCGAGGTGGCTGGAAGTCAACTCGGCCGCCAGCCGACCGTCAAGGAGTAAATCCTTAACGAGATGACAACGGTGCCATGCGTTAGCTGTGTGAACTCGGCGCTCTTATGCCGGGGCCGGCGCGTCCGCGGTCTGCGCACCGTCGAGCAGGGTCGAATCGCCCATCTCGCTCAGCACCAGCGCCAGGGCGCCGAGCACCTCCGCACGGCCCCCGAGCGTGCCCGGGACGATCCCCAACTGCCGTGCCGCGCTGGGGATCGCGTAGCGCGAGACCGACTCACGGATCGGTGCGAGCACCAGCTCACCGGCCTCGGCGAGATCCCCGCCGAGCACCACTCGGCTGGGATTGAGCAGATTGCACAGATTTGCCACACCACTGCCGATATGGCGCCCCACGTCCGCAATGACCCTGCGGCAGCCCGGGTCACCCTCGCGGGCCAGCTGGACCACCCGCGACATGGTCAGATCGGGCCCGTGGCTCGGCTGCAGCAGCGGGAGGACATACCGGGCCGCGGTGAAGGTCTCCAGACAGCCGCGGTTGCCGCAGCGGCACACCGGACCGGCCTCGTCCAGCGTGATGTGCCCGATCTCGCCCGCCGTGCCGCCCGGCCCGCGGTAGATCTGCCCGCTGATCACCAGCCCGGCGCCGACACCGCTGGCGACCTTGATGTACGCCAGGTCGGAGGCCCCGCGGCCACCGCCCCACACCAGCTCGCCCAGCGCGCCGAGGTTGGCGTCGTTGTCGACGTGCACGGGCACCCCGAGGCGCCCCGACAGCTCCTGACCGGGGTTCGTCCCCGTCCAGCCCGGCAGGATCGCCGTGGAGCCGAGCGTCCCGGATTCGACGTCGATGGGCCCCGGCACGCCCAGGCCGACGCCGACGACCTTGCCCGGGTCGATCCCGGTGGCCGCGATCAGCCGGTTGACCAGCTGTTCCGCCCGGTCGAAGCCCTCGGCGGCGGAGGCGTCCACATCGATCGGCTCGGCTTCCTCGGCGAGCACCTGGTGGGCGAGGTTGCCGACCGCCACCCGCAGA
This genomic stretch from Streptomyces nigrescens harbors:
- the dxs gene encoding 1-deoxy-D-xylulose-5-phosphate synthase, with protein sequence MALLSRIRGPRDLDRLGPEQLEQLAGEIRTFLVDAVSKTGGHLGPNLGVVELTIALHRVFDSPKDKVLFDTGHQSYVHKLLTGRQDFSKLKAKGGLSGYPSRAESEHDIIENSHASTVLGWAEGIAKANEVRGSDNRVAAVIGDGALTGGMAWEALNNIAAAKDRPLVIVVNDNERSYAPTIGGLANHLATLRTTDGYERFLARGKDLLERTPVVGKPLYETLHGAKKGLKDFIAPQGMFEDLGLKYVGPIDGHDIEALESALTRAKRFGGPVIVHCLTEKGRGYQPALQDEADRFHAVGKIHPDTGLPISSGGKDWTSVFGDEMVELGKERKDIVAITAAMLQPVGLDKFAKAFPDRVFDVGIAEQHGAVSAAGMATGGLHPVFAVYATFLNRAFDQVLMDVALHKCGVTFVLDRAGVTGTDGASHNGMWDMSILQVVPGLRIAAPRDADQVRAQLREAVDVDDAPTVVRYSKGAVGPAVEAVGRVGGMDVLREPAEGVTRPDVLLVSVGALAPMCLEIADLLDKQGISTTVVDPRWVKPVDAALPGLAAKHRVVVTVEDNVRSGGVGSAVAQALRDAGVDLPLRDFGIPEQFLDHASRKEVMAEIGLTAPDIARQVTGLVSKIDGLPQPPLRPADGGADASEAARAKGAAEPAEAARD
- a CDS encoding ROK family transcriptional regulator; translation: METPGSQSSLHRANLERVVRAVRMAGSLTQAEIARSTGLSAATVSNIVRELKDGGTVEVTPTSAGGRRARSVSLSGDAGIVVGVDFGHSHLRVAVGNLAHQVLAEEAEPIDVDASAAEGFDRAEQLVNRLIAATGIDPGKVVGVGLGVPGPIDVESGTLGSTAILPGWTGTNPGQELSGRLGVPVHVDNDANLGALGELVWGGGRGASDLAYIKVASGVGAGLVISGQIYRGPGGTAGEIGHITLDEAGPVCRCGNRGCLETFTAARYVLPLLQPSHGPDLTMSRVVQLAREGDPGCRRVIADVGRHIGSGVANLCNLLNPSRVVLGGDLAEAGELVLAPIRESVSRYAIPSAARQLGIVPGTLGGRAEVLGALALVLSEMGDSTLLDGAQTADAPAPA
- a CDS encoding ATP-binding cassette domain-containing protein codes for the protein MIHVSATPVLALRGISKRFGAVQALTDVTLEIHPGEVVALVGDNGAGKSTLVKTISGVHPVDDGAIEWQGETVRINKPHDAQELGVATVYQDLALCDNLDVVANLFLGNETRTVGVLDEIAMEKRAKELLDTLSIRIPSVRIPVAALSGGQRQVVAIARALIGDPKVVILDEPTAALGVEQTAQVLDLVERLRERGLGVILISHNMADVQAVADRVAVLRLGRNNGVFDVEGTSHEEIIAAITGASDNAVTRRKARTDQVKKEAGA
- a CDS encoding substrate-binding domain-containing protein produces the protein MNVWTRRVVIGTAAVSMALSVAACGKAGDGAKGGGGDNKTIGLLLPENKTTRYETFDRPLMEAKIKALCSDCKVKYNNAAQETETQKKQFDALITQGVKVIILDAVDYKATKSWVNQAAKKGVKVVAYDRLAEGNISAYVSYDNEKIGRLQGEALVKALGDKAKDSNVVMINGSPTDPNMPFFKKGAHSVLDKQVKKIAYEQDIPDWSPDEANKKMSAALDSLGKDGFQGVYSGNDGMAGGIITALKQKGVEVPVGGQDAELAGLQRILKGDQAFTIYKQIKPQADSTAEIAVKLLKGEKIGSLTDSKVDSLSGEVKGIPAKLYDAQIVTKDNIASTILKDKVYKASQICAGDAKKACESAGIK
- a CDS encoding sugar ABC transporter permease; amino-acid sequence: MSDLTKEPAATTAAPAPAPDAAPPAAVDPRLLVREQGFAGYLNDFKRRVRGGELGSLPVIIGLFVIAVVFQMKNSSFLSADSLANIGVYTSGLGIMAVGIVFVLLLGEIDLSVGSVAGVGAAVWAVLSVTNGVNDWLAVLIAIASGVVIGALHGFFFAKIGVPAFVVTLAGFLGWSGLQIWMMGKEGSINTPSGSVVENLTGYYFEDKAAAYGLALVAVLAYAGSLLLDSKRRKAAALPSRPLSEILLRTGVVAVLAFVVAYVLNEPAGARGLPLALVLFLAVLVIADFVVRRTTYGRQIFAVGGNAEAARRAGINVNKIRISVFAVSGMLAAFGGLFIASLSGGATKNLGSGNTLMNVIAAAVIGGTSLFGGRGKIWSALLGMLVIQSIQQGLNLLGMASEIQYMITGAVLLAAVVIDSVSRRTQKTAGRT